A segment of the Superficieibacter sp. HKU1 genome:
GGCGTGACCGTTAATGGTTCAGAGGGATACAGCGTGCTGACGCGTCGGGGCAGATGCGGGTTGACCGGATGAATACCCGGGACCGCCTCGACCGTACGTGCCGGAGCATAAAGGCTTTGAGCGGCATAGCGGGTCAGCAGCACCGGGATGGGGGCGCTGTAGCGGATTTTTTTACGCTTTGCCTGGGTGCCGTCATCGCTGCCGGTGGGAGCAGATGAGCCTGATCCGGAAGCAGCCCGGTCTGCACCACCTGGCTGACCGGCCGCATCGCCGGCGTGACTCAGCGTGCTGACATCACCGCTGTTGACCAGCCGGACCGGCTCAGTCGGCCCTTTTTCACCGGCAGCGATATCAAACAGCAGAACCTCGCCGCTTTCCACATCCTGCAGCTGCACCCGCGTCTGCGGAAAGGCGCTGTCGGCTTTCAGGTAGACGGCCCCGCCGGTGCTCTGCACCCGAAGTTTGCCGTTAAGCGCCGGCGGAAAACCAACGCGGACGTTTTTGTCCACAAAGACCACCCGCTCCTGCCCCACCTTCAGGGGGATCTGCAGCGGAATACGCTCCCATTTCATCAGCTCATCTGCGCCGGCAGGACGTGATACCAGTGTCACCAGGGGCAGCAGGACGAAGGACAGCGCCATCAGCCCGGCGCGGTAGTGGGGTTTTTTACTCATCACTGAAACACTCCTGACTTCTCCGGTTTAGGTGCAGGCGGTGCCGCCTCCAGACGCTGGGGCACACCGGCATAACAGTCCAGCGCCAGACCGAACGGGTTGCGCTCCGCATCACCTTCCCAGCGCACCACTTTCAGCGGGTAACGCACCAGGGCGCGTTTGACCGGCTCGGCATGGAAATATTCATCGGCCACCACGTCCAGGCGGGCAATCCAGTGATCGCGATCCTGTACGGTCACGCTCTGTGACTGGTAACCGCGACCGGGCACTTCATACACCACGCGCACGCGGTCGGTGAGCTCCCCGGCGTCACCGCGTTTCTTTGCATCCGCTTTCAGGAAATCCTGACAGGACGGCGTCAGATACGGCGACAACGCATTGATTTTGGCGGAATAGTCCACCTCGCCATTTTTCGGCCAGGCATTGAGCTGCTGAAAAATGTAGAACGCAAAGGAGTAGACCGTCGGGGGTGGCACTTCCCACCAGGGCCGCGTGCTGCCGGTACGTAAATCCGGCGGGTTATGCACGGTCAGCTTGCTGGGTGCCAGCATCCAGCCGGCACAGGTGAATAAAAGGAAAAAGGCGAGCACGGCGCAGGCGATGCGCAGCGTCTGAATATGCTGGTCGCGGTCTTTTACCGCATGGCGAAAACGGCTCATGAGGCTCTCCTGTTACGTTTCACTGACCAGCCCCGGGCATCCACTATCAGTTTCGGATTGCCCATCCCCAGCCGGCGTTTTTTCGTCTCCAGTCGCTGCCAGAGCCAGTTCTCAGGCTTACCACGCTTGAGCCTGGCCATCCAGCGGCCGCCGAACCAGACGAGCAGCAGCGGCATGACCAGCAGGCCGGTGGGAACAACAACCCAGCCGGCAAGCGGGATAAACGGCAGTGACAGGAGCAGACCTGCACCCGCGCCGGCAAGGGCAGCCAGCCCCATCTCATGGGTGGTAAACCCGCGAAACACCACGGGCTCACTGTTGAGACGGTCAGGTAAAAAACGAATGGTCTGCATCGTCGCAGGCTCCTACAGCAGAATGTCGGCAGACTTGCCGAGCAGCCAGATAACGGCAACCAGCAGAACCACACCCACCACCACAATGGCCCCGAATTTGGTCCAGGTGGCTTTCTCATTGCGGACTTCGGTGAAGGTGTGCAGGGCGGCAATGGCAACGTTGATAAAGGCAACGGCCGCCACGACCAGCCCCCCGATAACAATGCCGTCCTGCAGGTAGCCCTTGATTTGTCCGGACAGCCCGCTTCCGCCTCCGGACTCAGGCGCTTCAACGCTTGGCAAGTCCGCAAAGGCCGGTTTGCAGGTGAGCCAGCCCAGGAGGGCAAGCGTACCGGCGCGGGTCAGCGTACGACTGGCGAAACGGCGCAGGCGGGCAACAACAGACTCAGAATGGTGCATGGAATTCATCTCCTGACTTAACGTTCATAATCGGGTTAACTGGCAAACATCCAGATACACACAAGCAACAGCAGCACGGTGCGGACGGCAAAACGCCCCAGGGCCGCGTCCCGCACTTTGGTGTTACTCCAGCCGGTCCAGACATCCGACAGCGCCCACGCGGCCCATAAAAAAAGAAACGCCAGCAGTGCTCCGATGCAGAGCAGATGAAGGATGTTCACATCAAGACTGCCGGAGCCGGCTTTAAACGCGTTCGTTTGTTCGGATGTCATGGACATCAGGGCCGCTCCCGCCGGTAATTACCGGCCACATAAGACGGGTCACGCGGTTGCGCGCGGGAGGGTTCCAGATAGCGGTCAATGCCGCTGCGGATGGTGTTGAGATCGGATGTGGCCTGACGGTAATCAAAGAAAAAGCGGCCACGGTCAGCCGGGTCGGCCTGTGCAGCCGCCACGCGGGCCCGTTCAAGCGACGCCTGAACCTGGTCCAGCTGACGCTGAACAGACGCAAGCTCGTCTTTCTCGGATGCCTGTGCAGCAGCTGATGCCAGAAAGGTCAGCAATATCAGGCCAGTGATGCCCGGGACACGACGGTTGCGCCGCATGGCCGGACGATGTGAGTTCATACGCACCTCCAGAAGGATTAAGGGGTGCGGACAGGATGCGGAAGAGAGAGCGTCGGGTCAGCGATAAACCCTAAACAGGAATTTCAAAATTAATTGCAGGTCAGTGCCGGTGGCAGGTTTAGCTGTAAATAAAGGTTCATTGTGATATTAAGAAAACTCAACGGTAAACAGAGGGAAAATGAAAATGATGAAGACTGTTCTGAAGGCCACGTTAATCACTGCACTGATTACCGGCCCTGTTCTTGCGGCCGACGGTACTGGCAAAGTCCAGCTTTCAGACCTGCATTTCGCCACAGCAGCAAATGGTTTGCAGCAAATTGAAGGCACGGGAACAAACGTGTCAGGTGGGCCTGTGAAGACTGTAATTGTCAAATTCAACTTGCTTCAGAATGGGGCAGTAATAGGAAATACGGCAGCGATGGCTGAAAATCTGGAGCCGGGTCAGCAATGGAAGCTACAGGCCCCCTACGACAGCATAACCAACAAGCCAGACAGCTTCAAAGTGACAGAACTGACGGTATTTAATAACTGACACTGACGCGCCAGTAACGGTCGTTTCATGGCTTGTCTGCTGACGGCAGGCGCGCAAAACAAGTTTTGCACGCCTCCGTCCAGCCCTGATTTAAAGATACTTCTTGAATGAGGCAGTGGTCACGGTCACGGCGATACCCAGCAGGACAGCCGCCGGCAACAACAGCAGGTTGGGGTAGACTGCCGTGGGCCAGGAAAGGTACAGCATGGCGGGCACCACAGCGGCCGGTTTGACCAGCTTTTTGGCATGGTGATAGACAAAAGAACTTTCATACCCGGCCCCATAACGCCGCAGATCACGCCGCCCCAGCCCCTCAACCAGCGCCACCACCACGACCAGCACAAACAGCGGGACGGACAGCACCAGGATGGTGACGCGTACCAGGGTGATAATGCTTATCCATACCGTGGCCAGCAGGTATTCACGCAGATAGCCGGCAAGCCAGCCGCTCCAGCTGTTGATTTCCCGGGTGACGGCATTGTCACTGTGCATCTGATGCGCATACTGCTGCCGGACCCAGTCCAGGAAGCCACTGTCCACAAAGGCC
Coding sequences within it:
- a CDS encoding RAQPRD family integrative conjugative element protein, which produces MNSHRPAMRRNRRVPGITGLILLTFLASAAAQASEKDELASVQRQLDQVQASLERARVAAAQADPADRGRFFFDYRQATSDLNTIRSGIDRYLEPSRAQPRDPSYVAGNYRRERP
- a CDS encoding TIGR03758 family integrating conjugative element protein produces the protein MSMTSEQTNAFKAGSGSLDVNILHLLCIGALLAFLFLWAAWALSDVWTGWSNTKVRDAALGRFAVRTVLLLLVCIWMFAS
- a CDS encoding TIGR03749 family integrating conjugative element protein, which translates into the protein MSKKPHYRAGLMALSFVLLPLVTLVSRPAGADELMKWERIPLQIPLKVGQERVVFVDKNVRVGFPPALNGKLRVQSTGGAVYLKADSAFPQTRVQLQDVESGEVLLFDIAAGEKGPTEPVRLVNSGDVSTLSHAGDAAGQPGGADRAASGSGSSAPTGSDDGTQAKRKKIRYSAPIPVLLTRYAAQSLYAPARTVEAVPGIHPVNPHLPRRVSTLYPSEPLTVTPLAGWGVANRSVVALRLTNTGSRKVVLDPRALQGQFVSATFQHRWVGPAGTPEDTTTVYVVTAGRPESAFIAEPSALRKAARAVKQEARHAD
- a CDS encoding PFL_4703 family integrating conjugative element protein; its protein translation is MSRFRHAVKDRDQHIQTLRIACAVLAFFLLFTCAGWMLAPSKLTVHNPPDLRTGSTRPWWEVPPPTVYSFAFYIFQQLNAWPKNGEVDYSAKINALSPYLTPSCQDFLKADAKKRGDAGELTDRVRVVYEVPGRGYQSQSVTVQDRDHWIARLDVVADEYFHAEPVKRALVRYPLKVVRWEGDAERNPFGLALDCYAGVPQRLEAAPPAPKPEKSGVFQ
- a CDS encoding TIGR03745 family integrating conjugative element membrane protein, giving the protein MHHSESVVARLRRFASRTLTRAGTLALLGWLTCKPAFADLPSVEAPESGGGSGLSGQIKGYLQDGIVIGGLVVAAVAFINVAIAALHTFTEVRNEKATWTKFGAIVVVGVVLLVAVIWLLGKSADILL
- a CDS encoding TIGR03747 family integrating conjugative element membrane protein, with the translated sequence MAEVKRPPQQQTLPERKHGILYNLLWGWPWALIGVVLSSLLLSLLIEYIGIAFFWPEAGAAHSEAVMNTELGWLSTEFTRSLLLSEPSVTVVRWVSTAYQWAFVDSGFLDWVRQQYAHQMHSDNAVTREINSWSGWLAGYLREYLLATVWISIITLVRVTILVLSVPLFVLVVVVALVEGLGRRDLRRYGAGYESSFVYHHAKKLVKPAAVVPAMLYLSWPTAVYPNLLLLPAAVLLGIAVTVTTASFKKYL
- a CDS encoding FxLYD domain-containing protein; this encodes MMKTVLKATLITALITGPVLAADGTGKVQLSDLHFATAANGLQQIEGTGTNVSGGPVKTVIVKFNLLQNGAVIGNTAAMAENLEPGQQWKLQAPYDSITNKPDSFKVTELTVFNN
- a CDS encoding TIGR03750 family conjugal transfer protein, with the translated sequence MQTIRFLPDRLNSEPVVFRGFTTHEMGLAALAGAGAGLLLSLPFIPLAGWVVVPTGLLVMPLLLVWFGGRWMARLKRGKPENWLWQRLETKKRRLGMGNPKLIVDARGWSVKRNRRAS